Proteins from a genomic interval of Arachis hypogaea cultivar Tifrunner chromosome 10, arahy.Tifrunner.gnm2.J5K5, whole genome shotgun sequence:
- the LOC112717001 gene encoding beclin-1-like protein isoform X2, translated as MKKDAMTDRTRNRSFPVDPNVPRWVCQNCRNPLCIVGVDSYADKFFSDPSRSGMQGSSIHVASSVLSTTKMDNSYVVLPKQKPPRPRSGANSQPDAAAASQPGKAMEESFVVVYKSESASDGSGSHVAPSGSDHNGHLQPHNSGFNATITVLTRAFDIATTQTQVEQPLCLDCMRVLSDKLDKEVEDVNRDIEAYEACLKRLEGETRDVLSEADFLKEKLKIEEEERRLEAAIEESEKQNAEVKAELRELELKSSRFKELEERYWHEFNNFQFQLTSYQEERDAILAKIEVSQAHLELLKKTNVLNDAFPISHDGEFGTINNFRLGRLPKIPVEWDEINAAWGQACLLLHTMCQYFRPKFQYRIKIIPMGSYPRITDSNNSTYELFGPVNLFWSTRYDKAMTLFLACLKDFAEFAKSKDQENNIPPEKCFKLPYKFLDDLQD; from the exons ATGAAGAAGGATGCGATGACCGATAGGACTCGGAATCGGAGCTTCCCGGTGGACCCGAATGTGCCACGATGGGTTTGTCAGAACTGTCGCAATCCTCTCTGCATCGTCGGCGTGGATTCCTACGCCGACAAGTTCTTCTCGGACCCCTCTCGCTCCG GGATGCAAGGATCATCAATTCATGTTGCCAGTAGTGTGCTAAGTACGACTAAGATGGATAATTCGTATGTTGTGTTGCCGAAGCAGAAACCTCCTCGTCCTCGCTCCGGCGCGAACAGTCAGCCTGATGCTGCCGCTGCTTCGCAGCCAGGAAAGGCTATGGAGGAGTCTTTTGTTGTTGTGTACAAGTCAGAGTCTGCCTCTGATGGCAGTGGGAGCCACGTGGCTCCCAGCGGGTCTGATCACAATGGCCATTTGCAGCCTCATAATTCGGGGTTTAACGCGACTATTACTGTCCTGACTCGTGCATTTGATATTGCCACGACGCAGACACAG GTTGAGCAGCCTTTATGCCTTGACTGTATGAGGGTATTGTCTGATAAGCTTGATAAGGAGGTTGAAGATGTCAACAGGGACATTGAAGCATATGAGGCCTGTCTTAAACGTTTGGAGGGAGAAACTAGAGATGTCCTCAGTGAGGCTGACTTTCTCAAGGAGAAATTGAAG attgaggaagaagaaaggaggctTGAAGCCGCCATTGAAGAATCTGAGAAGCAGAATGCTGAAGTAAAAGCTGAACTAAGGGAACTAGAGTTAAAGTCAAGCCGCTTTAAAGAATTGGAGGAACG GTACTGGCATGAGTTTAATAATTTTCAGTTTCAATTAACTTCTTATCAG GAGGAGAGAGATGCCATTTTGGCCAAGATTGAAGTTTCACAAGCACATTTAGAATTGTTGAAGAAAACCAATGTGCTTAATGATGCCTTCCCCATTTCACATGATGGAGAATTTGGAACCATCAACAATTTTCGACTTGGAAGGCTCCCCAAAATTCCA GTTGAATGGGATGAGATAAATGCTGCATGGGGCCAAGCTTGCCTTCTCCTCCATACAATGTGCCAGTATTTTCGACCAAAGTTTCA ATATCGGATAAAAATAATTCCTATGGGCAGCTACCCACGTATCACAGATAGCAACAACAGTACCTATGAGCT GTTTGGTCCAGTGAACTTGTTCTGGAGTACACGCTATGACAAAGCAATGACATTGTTTTTGGCATGTCTCAAGGATTTTGCAGAATTTGCCAAGTccaaagatcaagaaaataatattccACCTGAGAAATGTTTCAAACTTCCATACAA ATTTTTGGATGATTTGCAGGATTGA
- the LOC112717001 gene encoding beclin-1-like protein isoform X1: MKKDAMTDRTRNRSFPVDPNVPRWVCQNCRNPLCIVGVDSYADKFFSDPSRSGMQGSSIHVASSVLSTTKMDNSYVVLPKQKPPRPRSGANSQPDAAAASQPGKAMEESFVVVYKSESASDGSGSHVAPSGSDHNGHLQPHNSGFNATITVLTRAFDIATTQTQVEQPLCLDCMRVLSDKLDKEVEDVNRDIEAYEACLKRLEGETRDVLSEADFLKEKLKIEEEERRLEAAIEESEKQNAEVKAELRELELKSSRFKELEERYWHEFNNFQFQLTSYQEERDAILAKIEVSQAHLELLKKTNVLNDAFPISHDGEFGTINNFRLGRLPKIPVEWDEINAAWGQACLLLHTMCQYFRPKFQYRIKIIPMGSYPRITDSNNSTYELFGPVNLFWSTRYDKAMTLFLACLKDFAEFAKSKDQENNIPPEKCFKLPYKIDNDKVENYSITQSFNKQENWTKALKYTLCNLKWALYWFVGNTNFQPLSAIVSSHSEVPGVGSLYTKRGTEPNKS, from the exons ATGAAGAAGGATGCGATGACCGATAGGACTCGGAATCGGAGCTTCCCGGTGGACCCGAATGTGCCACGATGGGTTTGTCAGAACTGTCGCAATCCTCTCTGCATCGTCGGCGTGGATTCCTACGCCGACAAGTTCTTCTCGGACCCCTCTCGCTCCG GGATGCAAGGATCATCAATTCATGTTGCCAGTAGTGTGCTAAGTACGACTAAGATGGATAATTCGTATGTTGTGTTGCCGAAGCAGAAACCTCCTCGTCCTCGCTCCGGCGCGAACAGTCAGCCTGATGCTGCCGCTGCTTCGCAGCCAGGAAAGGCTATGGAGGAGTCTTTTGTTGTTGTGTACAAGTCAGAGTCTGCCTCTGATGGCAGTGGGAGCCACGTGGCTCCCAGCGGGTCTGATCACAATGGCCATTTGCAGCCTCATAATTCGGGGTTTAACGCGACTATTACTGTCCTGACTCGTGCATTTGATATTGCCACGACGCAGACACAG GTTGAGCAGCCTTTATGCCTTGACTGTATGAGGGTATTGTCTGATAAGCTTGATAAGGAGGTTGAAGATGTCAACAGGGACATTGAAGCATATGAGGCCTGTCTTAAACGTTTGGAGGGAGAAACTAGAGATGTCCTCAGTGAGGCTGACTTTCTCAAGGAGAAATTGAAG attgaggaagaagaaaggaggctTGAAGCCGCCATTGAAGAATCTGAGAAGCAGAATGCTGAAGTAAAAGCTGAACTAAGGGAACTAGAGTTAAAGTCAAGCCGCTTTAAAGAATTGGAGGAACG GTACTGGCATGAGTTTAATAATTTTCAGTTTCAATTAACTTCTTATCAG GAGGAGAGAGATGCCATTTTGGCCAAGATTGAAGTTTCACAAGCACATTTAGAATTGTTGAAGAAAACCAATGTGCTTAATGATGCCTTCCCCATTTCACATGATGGAGAATTTGGAACCATCAACAATTTTCGACTTGGAAGGCTCCCCAAAATTCCA GTTGAATGGGATGAGATAAATGCTGCATGGGGCCAAGCTTGCCTTCTCCTCCATACAATGTGCCAGTATTTTCGACCAAAGTTTCA ATATCGGATAAAAATAATTCCTATGGGCAGCTACCCACGTATCACAGATAGCAACAACAGTACCTATGAGCT GTTTGGTCCAGTGAACTTGTTCTGGAGTACACGCTATGACAAAGCAATGACATTGTTTTTGGCATGTCTCAAGGATTTTGCAGAATTTGCCAAGTccaaagatcaagaaaataatattccACCTGAGAAATGTTTCAAACTTCCATACAA GATTGATAATGACAAAGTGGAAAACTATTCCATCACTCAAAGCTTCAATAAGCAGGAAAACTGGACAAAAGCTCTCAAGTACACCCTTTGCAATTTGAAATGGGCTCTCTATTGGTTTGTTGGGAACACCAACTTTCAACCTCTTTCAGCAATCGTATCTTCACATTCTGAAGTGCCTGGTGTAGGTTCTTTGTACACAAAGCGAGGCACTGAACCCAACAAGTCTTAA